A window of the Artemia franciscana chromosome 21, ASM3288406v1, whole genome shotgun sequence genome harbors these coding sequences:
- the LOC136040616 gene encoding uncharacterized protein LOC136040616: MQISSVISLLLVFSAVLLGFALGQPPNSYQPYRRPGGSPYQFMGNQAPSFDEELADESPAPLNQQNMGNQQTSYLTPDQVTPYPPSLLMASAPSPAYSSFMRPRYPPPASPPNLGLLESILSLKSSFLPTLVKSSLAALGFIFVIKLIINLFALPKMAAMEASGMPHTILAKANAETPLNSVDAGIIRHKRDVNEISSYDHLESVAKILETLSEFY, from the exons ATG CAAATTTCCTCCGTCATCTCTTTGCTCCTTGTTTTTTCTGCTGTTTTGCTTGGATTCGCTCTTGGTCAACCTCCAAACAGTTATCAGCCATACAGGCGGCCAGGTGGTAGCCCGTATCAGTTTATGGGCAATCAAGCCCCCTCTTTTGATGAAGAATTGGCAG ATGAGTCACCTGCACCACTGAATCAGCAGAATATGGGTAATCAACAGACAAGCTACTTGACACCGGATCAGGTAACCCCATACCCTCCTTCTCTACTGATGGCCTCCGCCCCTTCTCCTGCTTATTCTAGCTTTATGA gaCCTCGTTACCCACCACCAGCTTCTCCCCCCAATCTTGGACTGTTAGAATCTATTCTGTCGTTGAAGTCATCATTCCTTCCTACCCTGGTAAAATCAAGTTTAGCAGCCCTTGGTTTTATCTTTGTAATAAAGCTTATCATCAACTTGTTCGCCCTTCCAAAGATGGCAGCCATGGAAGCATCAGGAATGCCACACACAATATTAGCGAAGGCAAATGCAGAGACACCGCTAAATTCGGTTGATGCGGGTATTATACGTCATAAGAGAGATGTGAACGAAATCAGCAGCTATGACCACTTAGAAAGTGTGGCCAAGATTCTCGAAACTCTCAGTGAATTTTATTGA
- the LOC136040626 gene encoding uncharacterized protein LOC136040626: MNFIEFILKVMLTTHCLQGVICQNSFTPNWPDGTGNRDHLLEDYRNIHILSPQEEESEMTFLDTYQPNRLSLEPGMTYGTLEETGLTQQFQNPSLRAGEAVVPDVAIVETNGRIREVKSGLRLYQPRFGEVPVEFYMPRTVTGNFLAVAGDIMVPFVVVFYVTLSSIAFIYLFCNGIRNMAYLKGLNDIGYHNNNTQIYQNG, from the exons ATGAACTTTATCGAATTTATATTGAAG GTAATGCTCACGACACATTGCCTCCAAGGGGTTATTTGTCAAAACTCATTTACTCCAAATTGGCCAGATGGCACTGGTAATCGCGACCACCTCTTAGAAGACTATCGTAACATTCACATTCTCAGTCCACAGGAAGAGGAATCAGAAATGACTTTCCTTGATACTTATCAGCCAAATAGGTTATCACTTGAACCTGGTATGACATATGGAACTCTGGAAGAGACTGGGTTGACTCAACAATTTCAGAATCCTTCCCTAAGAGCTGGTGAAGCTGTTGTTCCTGATGTTGCCATTGTCGAAACTAACGGAAGAATCAGAGAGGTCAAAAGTGGACTTCGTCTGTATCAGCCCCGTTTTGGGGAAGTACCGGTTGAATTTTACATGCCTAGGACCGTTACAGGGAATTTCCTGGCAGTTGCAGGGGATATTATGGTGCCCTTTGTTGTTGTGTTTTATGTAACTTTGTCTAGTAtagcatttatttatttgttttgcaaTGGGATTAGAAATATGGCTTACCTAAAAGGATTAAATGACATTGGATATCATAACAACAATACGCAGATTTATCAGAATGGCTGA